A stretch of the Bradyrhizobium arachidis genome encodes the following:
- a CDS encoding Effector protein NopP translates to MYSRINGSSGQFCNASQADDARYSADSDSFAETLANMHLGPNSHAGPSSSATQSYSLVGRPPVVEISKRSFAEKAKAYHDDEIMYIAANPQEYSPHISSKAKRTKEIAEQYGTTKYDTESARYFSYQLGNTSVGLLRTEGGFEMREVFQGEQWQKKFPGRTEVTSTVDLRIVHPLVDNAGDILLEHQLRLDGDGALLHSRPGNAEARARSQQFGFVDVDDDNMVLDPTQHPEKWTKNSDGQWQRADKPTLYLSKAEANDTEGETGRVSDRAEDDYDFM, encoded by the coding sequence ATGTATAGCCGAATCAATGGCTCATCCGGTCAATTTTGCAACGCTAGCCAGGCCGACGATGCCAGATATTCGGCGGACAGCGACAGCTTCGCGGAGACGCTCGCAAACATGCACTTGGGGCCGAACTCGCACGCTGGTCCGTCTTCGTCAGCAACACAGTCGTACTCGCTCGTTGGCAGGCCCCCTGTCGTGGAGATCTCGAAGCGCTCATTCGCTGAAAAAGCAAAAGCCTACCATGACGATGAGATCATGTATATTGCCGCGAACCCGCAAGAGTATTCGCCTCACATATCCTCGAAGGCCAAGCGCACGAAAGAGATTGCTGAACAATACGGCACCACAAAATACGATACGGAAAGCGCGCGCTATTTCAGCTATCAACTAGGCAACACCAGCGTCGGACTCTTAAGGACAGAAGGCGGATTTGAGATGCGCGAGGTGTTCCAAGGAGAACAGTGGCAGAAAAAGTTTCCCGGGCGAACTGAAGTCACATCCACCGTCGATCTTCGGATCGTCCATCCGCTCGTCGATAACGCGGGCGATATTTTGCTGGAGCATCAGCTTCGGCTAGACGGCGATGGGGCGCTCCTCCATTCCCGTCCCGGTAATGCAGAAGCCAGGGCCCGCTCGCAGCAGTTTGGCTTTGTTGACGTGGATGACGATAACATGGTGCTTGATCCCACCCAGCATCCGGAGAAGTGGACGAAGAACAGTGACGGTCAATGGCAGCGGGCAGACAAACCCACACTATATTTATCCAAAGCAGAGGCCAATGATACCGAGGGTGAAACGGGGCGCGTTTCGGATCGGGCCGAGGACGACTACGACTTTATGTAG